The proteins below are encoded in one region of Mus caroli chromosome 10, CAROLI_EIJ_v1.1, whole genome shotgun sequence:
- the Prf1 gene encoding perforin-1 — MATSLFLLGLFLLLPRPVPAPCYTATRSECKQKHKFVPGVWMAGEGVDVTTLRRSGSFPVNTQKFLRPDRTCTLCKNSLMRDAIQRLPVAITHWRPHGSHCQRNVASAKVLSTEGVAREAAANINNDWRVGLDVNPRPEANMRASVAGSHSKVANFAAEKTHQDQYNFNSDTVECRMYSFRLVHKPPLHLDFKKALRALPHNFNSSTEHAYHRLISSYGTHFITAVDLGGRISVLTALRTCQLTLDGLTADEVGDCLNVEAQVSIGAQASVSSEYKACEEKKKQHKMATSFHQAYRERHVEVLGGPLDSTHDLLFGNQATPEQFSTWTASLPSNPGLVDYSVEPLHTLLEEQNPKREALRQAISHYITSRARWQNCSRPCRLGHRKSSHDSCQCVCQDSKVTNQDCCPRQRGLAHLVVSNFRAEHLWGDYTTATDAYLKVFFGGQEIRTGVVWNNNNPRWTDKMDFGDVLLSTGGPLRVQVWDADYGWDDDLLGSCDRSPHSGFHEATCELNHGRVKFSYHAKCLPHLTGGTCLEYAPQGLLGDPPGNRSGAVW; from the exons ATGGCTACATCCCTGTTCCTCCTGGGCCTTTTCCTGCTGCTGCCACGACCTGTCCCTGCTCCCTGCTACACTGCCACTCGGTCAGAATGCAAGCAGAAGCACAAGTTCGTGCCAGGTGTATGGATGGCTGGGGAAGGCGTGGATGTGACCACCCTCCGCCGCTCCGGCTCCTTCCCAGTGAACACACAGAAGTTCCTGAGGCCTGACCGCACCTGCACCCTCTGTAAAAACTCCCTAATGAGAGACGCCATACAGCGCCTACCCGTGGCAATCACCCACTGGCGGCCTCACGGCTCACACTGCCAGCGTAACGTGGCCTCAGCCAAGGTCCTCTCCACGGAGGGTGTGGCCCGGGAGGCAGCTGCTAATATCAATAACGACTGGCGTGTGGGGCTGGATGTGAACCCTAGGCCAGAGGCAAACATGCGCGCCTCCGTGGCTGGCTCCCACTCCAAGGTAGCCAATTTTGCAGCTGAGAAGACCCATCAGGACCAGTACAACTTTAATAGCGACACAGTGGAGTGTCGCATGTACAG TTTTCGCCTGGTACACAAACCTCCACTCCACCTTGACTTCAAAAAGGCACTCAGAGCTCTCCCCCACAACTTTAACAGCTCCACAGAGCATGCTTACCACAGGCTCATCTCCTCCTATGGCACGCACTTTATCACGGCCGTGGACCTTGGTGGCCGCATCTCGGTCCTCACGGCCCTGCGTACCTGTCAGCTGACCCTGGATGGGCTCACAGCTGATGAGGTAGGAGACTGCCTGAACGTGGAGGCCCAGGTCAGCATCGGTGCCCAAGCCAGCGTCTCCAGTGAATACAAAGCTTgtgaggagaagaagaaacagcacaAAATGGCCACCTCTTTCCACCAGGCCTACCGTGAGCGTCACGTCGAAGTACTTGGTGGCCCTCTGGACTCCACGCATGATCTGCTCTTCGGGAACCAAGCTACACcagagcagttctcaacctggaCAGCCTCACTGCCCAGCAACCCTGGTCTGGTGGACTACAGCGTGGAGCCCCTGCATACATTACTGGAAGAACAGAACCCGAAGCGGGAGGCTCTGAGACAGGCTATCAGCCATTATATAACGAGCAGAGCCCGGTGGCAGAACTGTAGCCGGCCCTGCAGGTTAGGCCACCGTAAGAGTAGCCATGATTCATGCCAGTGTGTGTGCCAGGATTCAAAGGTCACCAACCAGGACTGCTGCCCACGCCAGAGGGGCTTGGCCCATTTGGTGGTAAGCAATTTCCGGGCAGAACATCTGTGGGGAGACTACACCACAGCTACTGATGCCTACCTAAAGGTCTTCTTTGGTGGCCAGGAGATCAGGACCGGTGTCGTGTGGAACAATAACAATCCCCGGTGGACTGACAAGATGGACTTTGGGGATGTGCTCCTGTCCACAGGGGGACCCCTCAGGGTGCAGGTCTGGGATGCTGATTACGGCTGGGATGATGACCTTCTTGGGTCTTGTGACAGGTCTCCCCACTCTGGTTTCCATGAGGCGACATGTGAGCTAAACCACGGCAGGGTGAAATTCTCCTACCATGCCAAGTGTCTGCCCCATCTCACTGGCGGGACCTGCCTGGAGTATGCCCCCCAGGGGCTTCTAGGAGATCCTCCAGGAAACCGCAGTGGGGCTGTGTGGTAA